The region CGGCCGATCTGGCGGTGCCGGCCGGCATTCCGGAGAGCTATGTCTCGTCGCCGGGCCAGCGCATGGACCTCTACCGCCGCATCGCGGCCGTGCGGGACGAAGAGGACGCCTCCGATCTGCTCGACGAGATGCTTGACCGCTTCGGCGACGCGCCGGAGAGCGCGCAGGCGCTCCTCCAAATCGCGCTGCTGCGGGCCGAGGCCGCGCGCGCCGGGATCTTGGAGATCAGCCAGAAGGGGGAACGGCTGCTGTGCCGGATGGCCGCGCCGGACCTGCGGCGGGTGGCGCACCTCTGCGCCGTGCCGGACTACCGGGGCCGCGTGCTCTTCGGCGCCGGAGACAGCCCGCACCTCTCGCTCCGCCTGCGCGCGCCGCACGCCGCGCTGGCGGAGGCCCGGGCCTTTGTCACGGCCTACCGCACCGCCGAGGACACGCCCTGAGAGACGGCCAAACAACAACTTGTGAAGGCCGGCTTGTCTTTTCGCCGCGCCAAAAGCGATCAGAGCGACCAAAAAAGACAAATCCCTCGACGTCCTTTGCGCGACGGCGCGTGGGACAGGCGGTAGAATGGAAGCAGAGCAGATGAAACGGGCGGAGAGGACAAACGCCGCCGCCGGGAGGGGAAACATATGGCGCCGCGCACACAGCACGCCGGGCTCTTAGAGAGCCGGCGCGTCGCGTATCTGAAGATTTCCGCCATCGCGCCGAACCCGGCCCAGCCGCGGCGGTGGTTCGACGGAGAGGGTCTGCGCGAGCTCGCAGACAGCATTGCCCAGTACGGGGTTCTCCAACCCCTCACGGTGCGCCGCGTCGCCGGCGGGTATGAGTTGGTGGCGGGGGAGCGGCGGCTGCGCGCGGCGGAAATGGCGGGGCTCACGCAGGTGCCCTGTCTGGTGGTGGGGGTGAACGCCGAGGAGTCCGCGCTCCTTGCCCTGGTTGAGAATCTCCAGCGGCGGGACCTGGATTTTCTTGAGGAGGCGGAGGGCATCGAACGCTTGATCCGAGTCTACGGGCTGTCTCAGGAGGAGGCGGCCCGCCGGCTGGGGAAATCCCCGTCGGCGGTGTCGAACAAACTGCGGCTGCTGCGGCATCCGCCGGAGGTGCGCGCGCTGCTGCGCAAGTATGCGCTGACGGAGCGGCACGCGCGGGTCCTGCTCCGCCTGGAAAGCACCGCCGACCGCATGCGGGCCATCGAGCGCATTGCCCGGCTGAAGATGAATGTGGCGCAGGCGGAGCGCTATGTGGAGGGGCTGTTGGAGGCCCGCCCGGCCGCGCCCGCGCCGGAGAGCCGGCCCCGCCCGCTGTATGTCTTCAAGGACATCCGGTTGTTTTTAAACACGCTACGCCGCGCGGCCGACACCATGCGCCGCGCCGGCGTCGCCACCGACATCGACAGCCGCGAACTCGAGGACGCCCTGCTCCTCACAATCCGCATCGCACGAAAACCCTGACACGTTACACGGATCCCGTGACACACCTATTTTCCAAAAAATGCTGTACCTGTAGCTTTTGCCAGCGCTCTTGTGCCGCTGTGCGTAAGCGTTGGTAGAAAGTTTCGCGGAAATTATAGCTTGTTTTCCAGCCAATCCATCGGCTCCAGCAGCTACTGGCGCAACTTCTCCGCGGCATAGGTCGGCCCCGCTGCCTGCGTGGTCAGCGACAGCACCGCCGCTACGCCCGTCACCATACCCGCGCCATGGATGTCCTCGCCGCTTTCAAGGAAATTTGAGAGGATGTTTTTTGGGTAGACATAAATCACAAAGTAATTTTCCATCAACATGGGTTCCGTAAGATAACTCCGTTATGGGATTTTCTTTATTGCAATCTGTAGTCCAAACTCCACAATTGTTACATTTGCCCATGTTGTCCTTGGTGGTATCTAAAAGTTCTGGAGTTGATGAAAGCCACTCA is a window of Oscillospiraceae bacterium DNA encoding:
- a CDS encoding ParB/RepB/Spo0J family partition protein, whose amino-acid sequence is MAPRTQHAGLLESRRVAYLKISAIAPNPAQPRRWFDGEGLRELADSIAQYGVLQPLTVRRVAGGYELVAGERRLRAAEMAGLTQVPCLVVGVNAEESALLALVENLQRRDLDFLEEAEGIERLIRVYGLSQEEAARRLGKSPSAVSNKLRLLRHPPEVRALLRKYALTERHARVLLRLESTADRMRAIERIARLKMNVAQAERYVEGLLEARPAAPAPESRPRPLYVFKDIRLFLNTLRRAADTMRRAGVATDIDSRELEDALLLTIRIARKP